acaaaaaacttgtaataccaTAAAGAATACTTCAGATAAAGAGAAAAAGCAATATAAACAGCCTGCAAATAACAAGCAGTTTAAGCAGTTAAACTGGAAGGGCCCACCACAGTACAATCAGCAGACTCATCGAGCCCGTGGTGGGCAACAGTACCATCAACCCCGGAAGCATTACAACCAGCCTCACCGGAAAGACAGACACAGCTCTCACAAGCAGCGATCCAGATATCACCGATAGAACCCGAGGTACATGCAGGTAGACTTAGACATTTTATGGATAACTGGTTAGAAATCACTGATGAtcctgtaattttaaaatggctGGAAGGGTACGACATTCCATTTCATACTACCCCTCCACCTTATGAGGCGATGCAAAAAGTGTGGCATGGGAAAGAAAAGGAAAATATGTATCGTGAAATAAGGAAATTACTAAAACTTGGTGCAGTTTCTAGATGTTCTCCAGATCCTAGCCAGTTTACATCTCCAATATTTTTAGTACCAAAACCCAATGGCTCTTTTAGATTTatattaaatctaaaaaagtTGAATGAATATGTTGTTACACATCATTTTAAATTAGAAGATATTAGAACTGCTTGTAAACTGATTTCACAAGACTGCTTTATGGGTTCCATAGATTTGTCCGAGGCATATCTTTCTCTACCAATTGCGGAGTCACACAGAAAGTTTCTAAGGTTCAGCTTTGACGGACAACTTTTTCAGTTTAATGCATTACCATATGGGTTATGCTCTGCTCCCTATGTTTTCACTAAATTAATCAAACCGGTCTGTACCTATCTCAGAAAACAAAATATAGTCCTAACATGTTATCTGGATGACAGTATATATTTCAATCAATCATATAATGGATGTCTAAATGACATCAATATAGCATGTAAATTATTTCAGGATTTAGgttttgtaattaattttgaaaaaagtGTTATGACACCAAGCCAAACATGCAAATATCTCGGATTTATTCTGGATTCAACTAATCTGTCCTTATCAGTCCCACAGAAAAAACAACTGACTATTTTAGAAATGATTCagcaatttaaatttaaaagaaacTGTACAATAAGGGAATTTTCTCAATTACTAGGGAAACTTAACTCAATTTGCCCAGCTGTCCCATATGGTTGGGTTTTTACCAAACTACTAGAAAGAGAAAAATACCTTgcattattaaatttcaatgatAACTATGAAGCTAAAATGATTCTTAGTAATATTGTTTATTCTGAACTACATTGGTGGAGTATGAATTTACACAAATTCAACCTGATTAAACATCAcgatttttgtatggaaattcaTACAGATTCATCCAAAACTGGCTGGGGAGCAGTTTGTGCATCAAATAGAACATCTGGATCATGGTCAAAATCTGAACAAGAAAATCACATTAACTATTTAGAGATTAAGGCAGCTTTTTTAGGGTTACAATGTTTTGCTAAAAACTTGCATGACTGTGAAATTTTGTTAAGAGTTGATAACACAACTGCAGTAGCTTATATAAACAAAATGGGTGGTATTCAATTTCCTCATCTTAACCAAATTACAAGAGAAATATGGGAATGGTGTAAAGATAGAAATATTTGGATATTTGCTTCCTATATAAACACCAAAGATAACTTTAAGGCCGATGAGGAATCTAGAAAAATTAATATTGAATGGGAAATTGCTCAAAAATATTTCCAAAAGATCACTAAAACATTTGGACACCCAGAAATAGACTTATTTGCCTCGAGGATTAATAACAAATGCTCGAAATTCATTTCCTGGAAACCTGATCCAGAAGCACTTACTGTAGACGCATTCACTGTCAGCTGGAGCGATATTTTCTTTTACGCTTTTCCTCCATTTTCCTTATTGTTAAAGTGCTTACACAAAATTAAAAGAGAAAAAGCTGAAGGTATACTTGTGTTCCCATATTGGCCTTCACAGTCATGGTTCCCTCTTTTAAACTCATTGTTAATTACAGATCCTCTAATATTCAAGCCTAACAAAAATTTACTGTCGTCTCCTTTCAGAGATGTCCATCCCCTACATCATCAACTTACCCTGGCTGCCGGGCTGCTATCAGCGAGGCGTACCGTAGACGTGGAACGCCAAAATCAGCAATTCAGATAATGCTTAATTCTCTCTCAAACAATACTCTTAAACAGTATGATACTTCTTTTAAACAATGGTGGCTTTTTTGTGAACACCATAAGATTGATGTTTATCAAGCTTCTGTACCATTTGTACTCCAATTTTTAACTGAGCGTTTTGATAGTGGGGCATCTTACGGCACAATTAATAGTAGTAGGTCAGCTCTATCTCTTCTTATTGGCCCTAGAATAGGATCTGATGATAGGATTAAACGGTTTGTCAAAGGAGTATTCCGATTAAAACCTCCAACGCCAAAATATAACATAACGTGGGATCCCGGTGTTGTTCTCAATTACATAAAAGGGTTGTACCCTAATGAAGCTATAAGCCTAGAACAGCTTACCCATAAAGTAGTGACGTTACTCGCCTTGACGACAGGCCACAGGGTCCAAACATTATCTTTGGTTAAGATTAATAATATCCAATTTAATCATGACAGCGTCCAAATTTTTATACCTGATTTAATAAAAACTTCAGGCAAAAATAGTAAACAACCattactatatttaaaaaaattcaacaataaaattgaaatttgtCCCGTCACTACTTTACAGTCTTATATTAAAAGAACACAGCATGTTAGAAATACTAACAATCTTTTCATTACACATAAAAAACCTCATCATGCTGTCTCTACACAGACTATAAGTCGCTGGATAAAAAATGTCCTTAGGGAGGCGGGCATAGACGTTACCATCTTCACAGCTCATAGCACTAGACACGCCAGCACATCTGCTGCAAGCAGATCTGGTATATCTATAGATGTTATCCAAAAAACAGCTGGTTGGTCACAAAACTCTATTTGCTTTGCTAAACATTATAACAGACCTATTACCTTAGAACCTACTGAGTTTAGCAATACTATATGTAACTTGGTATCAGACTGATTGTTATACTGTTATGTTGATTATAATTACATGATTATCTTAAGttacttttttaataaataacttttaaagtaaTTTATATGCATTGTATAATTTGATTATGTACTCGCAACCCGATCTTTAAACATCTACAATAGTTAATTAACAGGGAGAGagataaatgttattattagattaaacgaacttaccttaagtgaagttctatcatAATAACATGATTCTCTCTCCCTGTTAAGAGAGTCCCATCCCTTCCCGTGTATATATGTTAATATACTGTTCCCAAATTACAGGGTTGCTCCTACAAACAACAATCTACTTTAAACGAAATGACTTGCGTACCGGATACCACAGACTGCATAACTGTGAGAGTGTTTGAGCTACTTTTTTTAAAGCTTTGAAAATTGTGATAAATGTTGGATACAATAAAGGTTATACAATAGTTAATTAACAGGGAGAGAGAATCATGTTATTatgatagaacttcacttaaggtaagttcgtttaatctaataataataaaaccgtttaaagTGCGTTCCATAATAAAGGTTTTAGGATTTTACATTAAACAAAATATCTTTTTTGTGTTGAATATAAGGTGGGCGTTAAACCGGTTATGCCTAAAAACCTCTATTCAGTAATGCTTTGTGAAAAATCttccaattatttttaacaGACTCTGACATTAATAAATTATgttgtaggtacatttattacTTAAAAACTTACTTATTTTCCACCATTTTCATATCATCATT
The sequence above is a segment of the Cydia fagiglandana chromosome 9, ilCydFagi1.1, whole genome shotgun sequence genome. Coding sequences within it:
- the LOC134667304 gene encoding uncharacterized protein LOC134667304, with translation MLNSLSNNTLKQYDTSFKQWWLFCEHHKIDVYQASVPFVLQFLTERFDSGASYGTINSSRSALSLLIGPRIGSDDRIKRFVKGVFRLKPPTPKYNITWDPGVVLNYIKGLYPNEAISLEQLTHKVVTLLALTTGHRVQTLSLVKINNIQFNHDSVQIFIPDLIKTSGKNSKQPLLYLKKFNNKIEICPVTTLQSYIKRTQHVRNTNNLFITHKKPHHAVSTQTISRWIKNVLREAGIDVTIFTAHSTRHASTSAASRSGISIDVIQKTAGWSQNSICFAKHYNRPITLEPTEFSNTICNLVSD